The Nitrosopumilus cobalaminigenes genome contains a region encoding:
- a CDS encoding exonuclease, translating to MTKNGILCEVADKRVCLDPKNSDSMGINFVSHAHSDHLPSKNGGTILSSIETNEIANLRGFKMENHIDSLDNFSLIDSGHILGAKGLLFDDIFYTGDICTRDRGFLKGAKVPKCKTLITECTFGLPEFVFPKLEDTLKQVNELISELYGKGIPVILMGYQLGKAQTITQFFGHWGPLYLHDSVKDMNSLHQKFGVPLTDGIGHTEAEQNGLLDKKPWIMVAPMLSSKNKFVQDMKSKYGAVTIGFSGWAQSTKFSFGRRTDYSIPMSDHCDYNELIDMVIQSGAEQVYTIHGFVDEFAEDLRKRGISAQPLLENSLDDFT from the coding sequence ATGACAAAAAATGGAATCCTGTGTGAAGTTGCTGACAAACGAGTTTGTTTGGATCCAAAAAATAGCGATTCTATGGGAATCAATTTTGTATCTCACGCTCATTCTGATCATCTTCCTTCAAAAAATGGTGGAACTATTCTCTCATCTATTGAGACAAACGAGATAGCCAATCTAAGAGGATTCAAGATGGAAAATCACATTGATTCACTAGATAATTTCTCTTTAATTGATAGTGGTCATATTTTAGGTGCCAAAGGATTGCTCTTTGATGATATTTTCTATACTGGAGATATTTGCACAAGAGACCGCGGATTTCTTAAAGGTGCAAAAGTTCCAAAATGCAAAACTCTGATTACTGAATGTACATTTGGTTTGCCTGAATTTGTTTTTCCTAAACTTGAGGATACTCTCAAACAAGTAAATGAATTAATTTCTGAACTTTATGGAAAAGGAATTCCTGTAATTTTGATGGGATATCAATTGGGCAAAGCCCAAACTATCACTCAATTCTTTGGGCATTGGGGTCCGCTATACCTTCATGACTCTGTAAAAGATATGAATTCACTTCATCAAAAATTTGGGGTTCCATTAACTGATGGAATTGGACATACTGAAGCAGAGCAAAATGGTCTACTTGATAAAAAGCCGTGGATTATGGTTGCCCCTATGTTATCTAGCAAAAATAAATTTGTTCAAGATATGAAATCAAAATATGGTGCTGTAACAATTGGATTTAGTGGATGGGCACAATCTACAAAATTCTCTTTTGGACGACGAACAGATTATTCTATTCCAATGAGTGATCACTGTGATTACAATGAACTAATTGATATGGTGATACAGTCTGGAGCAGAACAAGTTTACACTATACATGGATTTGTTGATGAATTTGCAGAGGATTTGAGAAAGAGAGGAATTAGTGCACAGCCTTTATTGGAAAATTCACTAGATGACTTTACTTAG
- the purD gene encoding phosphoribosylamine--glycine ligase, which produces MVNVLVIGSGGREHALSWKLSQSSKVEIVFTAPGNGGTLNNVPIDIFDLDALAEFAQKNNCFTVVGPEDPLAAGIVDKFNKLNLKVFGPSQKAAQLESSKIWAKDFMKRNNIPTARFEIFDDVQQAQDYVKSLDYNVVVKADGLAAGKGVIVCNGNDEAISAIQTILVKKTFGDAGNRIIIEERIDGIEASYIALSDGDVAIPMATSQDHKRIFDNDEGPNTGGMGAYSPTPIIDDALAKIIQEEIIEKTIHAMKNEGITFKGFLYAGIMIRDGKPYVLEYNVRMGDPECQPITMRMDFDLYDYFVASIDGTLSSMPKASWKSQSAVCVVLASKGYPESYSKNDEISGFDSVPEGAFVFHAGTKKSDGKILSNGGRVLGVTALGDTLNSAIKNAYAATEKISWSQKFNRKDIGKKGLAYL; this is translated from the coding sequence TTGGTAAATGTATTAGTGATTGGTTCAGGTGGGCGAGAACATGCACTATCTTGGAAATTATCTCAAAGCAGTAAAGTAGAAATTGTTTTTACAGCTCCTGGAAATGGCGGAACTCTAAACAACGTCCCAATAGATATATTTGATTTGGATGCCCTAGCTGAATTTGCTCAAAAAAATAATTGCTTTACTGTAGTTGGACCTGAAGATCCCCTTGCAGCAGGAATTGTTGATAAATTTAACAAATTAAATCTCAAAGTATTTGGACCTTCTCAGAAAGCTGCTCAGCTTGAATCAAGTAAGATATGGGCTAAAGACTTTATGAAGAGAAATAATATTCCAACTGCTCGTTTTGAAATATTTGATGATGTTCAGCAAGCTCAAGATTATGTAAAATCCCTTGATTACAATGTAGTTGTAAAAGCAGATGGATTGGCAGCTGGAAAAGGAGTTATTGTTTGTAATGGAAACGATGAGGCAATTTCTGCAATTCAAACAATTTTGGTAAAAAAGACATTTGGCGATGCTGGAAATCGAATAATTATTGAGGAGAGAATTGATGGGATTGAAGCCTCTTACATTGCACTTTCCGATGGCGATGTTGCAATTCCTATGGCCACTAGCCAGGATCATAAACGAATTTTTGATAATGATGAGGGTCCAAACACCGGAGGAATGGGTGCATATTCTCCTACGCCGATAATAGATGATGCTTTAGCAAAAATCATCCAAGAAGAAATTATTGAGAAAACGATTCATGCTATGAAAAATGAAGGAATAACCTTCAAGGGATTTTTGTATGCTGGAATAATGATACGTGATGGCAAACCCTATGTTTTAGAATATAATGTCCGAATGGGTGATCCAGAATGTCAGCCAATAACTATGAGAATGGATTTTGATTTGTATGATTATTTTGTTGCAAGTATAGATGGAACATTATCTTCCATGCCCAAAGCTTCATGGAAATCCCAATCTGCCGTATGTGTTGTCTTGGCATCAAAAGGATATCCTGAATCTTATTCTAAAAATGATGAAATTTCTGGATTTGATTCTGTTCCAGAAGGTGCATTTGTTTTTCATGCTGGTACGAAAAAATCTGATGGAAAAATTCTTTCTAATGGTGGCAGAGTACTGGGGGTTACTGCATTGGGTGATACATTGAATTCTGCAATCAAAAATGCTTATGCTGCAACTGAGAAAATTTCATGGTCCCAAAAGTTCAATCGAAAAGACATTGGTAAAAAAGGACTTGCTTATCTCTGA
- a CDS encoding antibiotic biosynthesis monooxygenase family protein produces the protein MFVMIADIQLKDGAEEDFKNWFAESNKVLCNFPGFISRKFLKSSDGSYRILVEHESKETFIKMHQSPEHEKVHPTGHSFMSADPQRKTYTVAAE, from the coding sequence ATGTTTGTGATGATTGCAGATATTCAACTCAAAGATGGCGCAGAAGAGGATTTCAAAAACTGGTTTGCAGAATCAAACAAGGTATTGTGTAATTTTCCAGGATTTATCTCAAGAAAATTCTTAAAATCTTCTGATGGAAGCTATAGGATTCTCGTAGAACATGAGAGCAAAGAGACATTTATCAAAATGCATCAAAGTCCTGAACATGAAAAAGTTCACCCTACTGGACATTCTTTCATGAGTGCTGATCCTCAAAGAAAAACATACACAGTAGCTGCTGAATAA
- a CDS encoding LLM class flavin-dependent oxidoreductase — protein sequence MYLASKELKFGIQNGLNVARAGYTEDQILTACILADKTGYDSIFYMDHTNVPQWKNATVLDPWVMLSAIAAVTSNVELGTCVTDAIRRHPSNIALAAITLDRVSKGRAILGIGAGEAQNLKEFCIPFEKPVSKWEEQIETIHKLYTSTPDNTVDYKGKYYQLEGACLQAPPIRKPRPPTYMASGGKRTLALTGKLGDGWLPIGYTPELFEDHRKQIEVSMDTNNRTQEEKDNFQMALDIDVYFSDDAEASWAKMKEAVKVSLFKPEILRVHGLKEIEGFDFVKYFTEYSMSDQSWIVKMREAATKIPDAVARSSTAVGTPEDMIPVFERFMEAGVNHFVIRFWGKNYFGSIDKFASHVMPALRKKAQQ from the coding sequence TTGTACTTGGCTTCAAAAGAACTCAAATTTGGTATTCAAAATGGACTAAATGTAGCAAGAGCTGGTTATACTGAAGACCAAATTTTAACAGCATGTATACTTGCTGACAAAACTGGATATGATTCTATTTTCTATATGGACCACACAAATGTCCCTCAATGGAAAAATGCAACAGTTCTTGATCCTTGGGTAATGTTATCTGCAATTGCAGCAGTAACAAGTAATGTTGAACTAGGAACATGTGTAACTGATGCTATCCGAAGACATCCTTCCAACATTGCACTAGCTGCAATTACTCTTGATAGAGTTTCAAAAGGTAGAGCAATTTTGGGTATTGGTGCAGGTGAAGCACAAAATCTAAAAGAATTTTGTATTCCATTTGAAAAACCTGTTTCAAAATGGGAAGAACAAATTGAAACTATTCATAAATTATACACTTCAACTCCTGATAACACTGTAGATTACAAGGGAAAATATTATCAACTTGAAGGCGCATGTTTGCAAGCTCCTCCAATTAGAAAACCACGTCCACCAACATACATGGCATCTGGTGGTAAACGAACATTAGCATTAACTGGAAAACTTGGAGATGGTTGGTTACCAATTGGTTATACTCCAGAATTGTTTGAAGATCACAGAAAGCAAATTGAAGTTTCAATGGATACAAACAACAGAACCCAAGAAGAAAAAGACAATTTCCAAATGGCTTTGGATATTGATGTTTACTTTTCTGATGATGCTGAAGCTTCTTGGGCTAAAATGAAGGAAGCAGTAAAAGTTAGTTTATTCAAGCCTGAGATTTTGAGAGTTCACGGATTAAAAGAAATTGAAGGATTTGATTTCGTAAAATACTTTACAGAATATTCAATGTCTGATCAGAGTTGGATTGTAAAGATGAGAGAAGCTGCAACAAAAATCCCTGACGCTGTTGCACGTTCATCAACTGCAGTTGGAACTCCTGAAGATATGATTCCAGTATTTGAGAGATTTATGGAAGCTGGTGTAAATCACTTTGTCATAAGATTCTGGGGTAAGAACTACTTTGGTTCAATTGATAAATTTGCAAGCCATGTAATGCCTGCATTACGTAAAAAAGCACAACAATAA
- the purN gene encoding phosphoribosylglycinamide formyltransferase produces MLNLGILISGRGSNMESILKAIKKKKIPINPAVVISNKQDAKGLKIAQKLGVPVEVIESNGFKGTRAEYDKKIISILTKYRVTQKNGLVCLAGFMRIISPEFVKKYKNRIINIHPALLPAFPGLNSQKQALDYGAKVSGCSVHFVDAGMDTGPVIIQAVVKVNEKDTEESLSKKILKEEHRIYPEAVNLFARKKIKVSGRRTIIS; encoded by the coding sequence TTGCTAAATCTAGGAATTCTAATCTCAGGACGCGGGAGCAACATGGAATCCATCTTAAAGGCAATTAAGAAAAAAAAGATCCCAATCAATCCAGCAGTAGTTATTTCTAACAAACAAGATGCAAAGGGACTAAAAATTGCACAGAAACTAGGAGTACCTGTAGAAGTAATTGAAAGTAATGGATTCAAAGGTACAAGGGCAGAATATGATAAAAAAATTATTTCAATTTTAACAAAATACAGAGTCACACAAAAAAATGGCCTAGTATGTCTTGCAGGATTTATGAGAATAATTAGCCCAGAATTTGTAAAAAAATACAAGAATAGAATCATCAATATTCATCCAGCATTACTTCCTGCATTTCCAGGATTAAATTCTCAAAAACAGGCATTAGATTATGGTGCCAAAGTATCAGGATGCTCAGTACATTTTGTTGATGCTGGAATGGATACAGGACCAGTAATTATTCAAGCAGTTGTCAAAGTAAATGAGAAAGATACAGAAGAATCACTATCAAAAAAAATACTAAAAGAAGAACATAGGATTTATCCTGAAGCTGTTAATCTTTTTGCAAGAAAGAAAATCAAAGTTTCAGGTAGACGAACAATAATCAGTTAA
- a CDS encoding glycerate kinase type-2 family protein, with product MIIQNFDDLATTTKKKECLEILETGLQAANPENIIQNFVRPNEIKIDGKTINLEKYSNIYSVAFGKAGDSMTRALNAIIPIKSGIIVIPKGSKSIIKGKKFQIFNARHPKPDQTSVKAAKEVMKFVQNKRSDELIIFLVSGGGSSLLAMPDDITLEDKVHVTNVLLKSGATIQEFNCIRKHLSKIKGGKLVENMKCEGVSLVMSDVEGDDLSSIASGTTYMDDTTYANALEIIDKYKIRWKMPQEVLDLLEKRKNENIETPKKAKIENFVIASNKDCLQAMKEKAQEKGYKVCMMQLFGDIKEAVTKTLEKISVEEKTCIIFGGETTVKVLGKGMGGRNQELVLRLLKNTQKLEKMVIASIGTDGIDGNSVFAGAITENVKIDLDVMKEFLKNSDSGRFFQKQKGNVITNATHTNLMDIGMILR from the coding sequence ATGATTATTCAGAATTTTGATGATTTAGCAACTACTACTAAGAAAAAAGAATGTTTAGAAATTCTAGAGACAGGACTACAAGCAGCAAATCCTGAAAACATCATTCAAAATTTTGTCAGACCAAATGAAATCAAAATAGATGGAAAAACTATCAATCTTGAGAAATATTCCAACATATACTCAGTTGCTTTTGGAAAAGCAGGAGATTCCATGACTAGGGCACTAAATGCCATTATTCCAATCAAAAGTGGAATTATCGTCATCCCCAAAGGCTCAAAATCAATAATCAAGGGTAAAAAATTTCAAATTTTCAATGCCAGACATCCTAAACCAGACCAAACAAGTGTAAAAGCAGCAAAAGAAGTCATGAAATTTGTTCAAAACAAGCGCAGTGATGAACTGATAATTTTTCTAGTTTCTGGAGGAGGTTCATCATTACTTGCAATGCCAGACGATATTACTTTGGAAGATAAGGTCCACGTGACAAATGTATTGCTCAAATCAGGAGCTACAATTCAAGAGTTTAACTGCATACGAAAGCATCTCTCCAAAATCAAAGGAGGAAAACTAGTAGAAAACATGAAGTGTGAAGGAGTTAGTTTAGTAATGTCAGATGTGGAAGGAGATGATCTTTCATCCATTGCTTCGGGAACTACATACATGGATGACACCACATATGCAAATGCCTTAGAAATTATTGACAAATACAAAATCCGTTGGAAAATGCCACAGGAAGTTTTAGATCTTTTAGAAAAAAGAAAAAATGAAAATATAGAAACTCCAAAAAAAGCTAAAATTGAAAATTTTGTTATTGCAAGTAATAAGGATTGTTTACAAGCAATGAAAGAAAAAGCTCAAGAAAAAGGTTACAAAGTTTGTATGATGCAACTTTTTGGAGACATTAAAGAAGCAGTAACAAAAACCCTAGAAAAAATTTCAGTAGAGGAAAAAACATGTATAATTTTTGGAGGCGAAACCACAGTCAAAGTTTTAGGAAAAGGAATGGGAGGACGAAATCAAGAATTAGTTTTAAGATTATTAAAAAATACTCAAAAACTAGAAAAAATGGTTATTGCATCAATTGGTACTGATGGAATAGATGGTAATTCAGTTTTTGCAGGGGCAATTACAGAAAATGTCAAAATAGATTTGGATGTAATGAAAGAATTTCTAAAAAATAGCGATTCAGGACGATTCTTTCAAAAACAAAAAGGCAATGTAATTACCAATGCCACTCACACAAATTTGATGGATATAGGCATGATTTTAAGATAA
- a CDS encoding iron-containing alcohol dehydrogenase yields MQTVRIPKVINFGENALGETEYPKNALVVTTVPPALSDKWLAKMGIQDYMLYDQVKPEPSIEDVNTVISQFKDKDPSCLIGLGGGSSMDVVKYAAPEMKKEKILIPTTFGTGAEMTTYCVLKFDGKKKLLREDKFLADMAVVDSYFMDGTPEQVLKNSVCDACAQATEGYDSKLGNDLTRTLCKQAFDILYDAIMNDKPENYPYGSMLSGMGFGNCSTTLGHALSYVFSNEGVPHGYSLSSCTTVAHKHNKSIFYDRFKEAMDKLGFDKLELKADVSEAADTVMTDKGHLDPNPIPIVKDDVVKCLEDIKAGNL; encoded by the coding sequence ATGCAAACAGTACGCATTCCAAAAGTTATCAACTTTGGAGAAAATGCACTTGGTGAAACAGAGTATCCAAAAAATGCCCTAGTTGTCACAACCGTTCCGCCAGCACTATCTGACAAATGGTTAGCAAAAATGGGTATCCAGGATTACATGTTGTATGATCAAGTAAAACCTGAACCATCAATTGAAGATGTCAATACTGTTATTTCACAATTCAAGGACAAAGATCCATCATGTCTAATCGGACTTGGTGGTGGAAGTTCAATGGATGTAGTAAAATATGCTGCACCTGAGATGAAAAAAGAGAAAATCTTAATTCCAACAACATTTGGAACTGGAGCTGAAATGACAACTTATTGTGTTCTGAAATTTGACGGTAAAAAGAAATTGTTACGCGAAGACAAATTTTTAGCTGACATGGCTGTAGTGGATTCATACTTTATGGATGGCACTCCAGAACAAGTCTTGAAAAATTCTGTCTGTGATGCATGTGCTCAAGCAACCGAAGGCTATGATAGCAAACTCGGTAACGACTTGACAAGAACTCTATGCAAACAAGCATTTGATATTCTGTATGATGCAATTATGAATGACAAACCAGAAAACTATCCTTACGGATCAATGTTGTCTGGAATGGGATTTGGTAATTGTTCTACAACTTTAGGACATGCATTGTCCTATGTGTTTTCAAATGAGGGTGTACCACACGGATATTCATTATCCTCATGTACCACCGTTGCACACAAGCATAACAAGTCAATCTTCTATGATAGATTCAAAGAGGCAATGGATAAACTCGGTTTTGATAAACTAGAACTCAAAGCTGATGTTTCAGAAGCCGCTGACACCGTAATGACTGATAAAGGACATTTGGATCCAAATCCAATACCAATAGTCAAAGACGATGTTGTAAAATGTCTTGAAGATATCAAAGCAGGTAATTTGTAA
- a CDS encoding 5-formyltetrahydrofolate cyclo-ligase, which yields MENNPEKESLRNRLLEQRDNTSFDLMKIISGKIQKKLKKIFAFKNAQKIGVYYPIGSEVFTQDIIQELISQGKDVFLPKVIGEKMEFRKIVDFSSLEQGSFDIMEPKDDCPVDNNLDVILVPTVGISPSGIRLGYGHGFYDKFLAENKTTTISLTYEKQIIKNIPKSDHDIPIDWIVTEDSTIQTQR from the coding sequence TTGGAAAATAATCCCGAAAAAGAATCACTTCGAAATCGTCTATTAGAGCAAAGAGATAACACATCGTTTGATTTAATGAAGATCATAAGTGGAAAAATTCAAAAGAAATTAAAGAAAATTTTTGCCTTCAAAAACGCTCAAAAAATTGGAGTGTATTATCCAATAGGAAGTGAAGTATTCACCCAAGATATTATCCAAGAATTAATCAGTCAAGGAAAAGATGTATTTCTCCCCAAAGTCATTGGTGAAAAAATGGAATTTAGAAAAATTGTTGATTTTTCGAGCCTAGAGCAAGGAAGTTTTGACATCATGGAACCAAAAGACGACTGTCCAGTAGATAACAACCTGGATGTTATTTTGGTTCCAACTGTAGGAATATCCCCATCAGGAATTCGACTCGGATATGGTCATGGATTTTATGATAAATTTTTAGCAGAAAATAAAACTACGACAATTTCTCTCACATATGAAAAACAAATAATTAAAAATATTCCAAAATCAGATCACGATATCCCAATAGATTGGATTGTAACTGAAGATAGTACTATACAAACTCAGAGATAA
- a CDS encoding bifunctional 5,10-methylenetetrahydrofolate dehydrogenase/5,10-methenyltetrahydrofolate cyclohydrolase encodes MVGVKIDGKIIAQSVKDRVKKAAAELKNQGISPCLATVLIGDNPASATYVRNKHKACEEVGITTKDHKLDANITQIELTKIIDELNSDNSVHGILVQLPLPKQLDEFATTSRISPIKDVDGLTPHNAGLLAMKKAALVACTPSGVMEMFDYHGIHLEGKNIVLINRSNLVGKPLYHLLLEKNATVLTCHSKTKNLTELCQAADIVITAVGDRTKFKLTSDMIKEGAIVIDVAISRFEEKLVGDSDYDDIIQKASFATPVPGGVGPMTVAMLLKNTITAASLSSQIGK; translated from the coding sequence ATGGTAGGAGTAAAAATTGATGGTAAAATTATCGCTCAATCAGTTAAAGACAGGGTCAAAAAAGCAGCTGCAGAGTTGAAAAATCAAGGAATTTCACCTTGTTTAGCCACGGTTTTGATTGGAGATAATCCAGCATCTGCAACATATGTGAGAAATAAGCACAAGGCATGTGAGGAGGTTGGAATTACAACTAAAGACCACAAACTAGATGCAAATATCACACAGATAGAATTGACAAAAATTATCGATGAGTTAAATTCAGATAATTCAGTTCATGGAATTCTAGTTCAACTTCCATTGCCAAAACAATTAGACGAATTTGCAACTACATCAAGAATATCACCAATAAAAGATGTGGATGGTCTAACACCACATAATGCAGGACTACTTGCAATGAAAAAAGCAGCCCTTGTTGCTTGCACACCTTCGGGAGTAATGGAAATGTTTGATTACCATGGAATTCATTTGGAAGGCAAAAATATCGTATTAATTAATCGAAGTAATTTGGTTGGAAAGCCACTGTATCATTTACTCTTAGAAAAAAATGCCACGGTACTAACATGTCATTCTAAAACCAAAAACTTGACAGAACTGTGTCAAGCAGCTGATATTGTAATTACCGCAGTTGGAGACAGGACCAAATTCAAATTAACATCAGATATGATCAAAGAAGGAGCAATAGTTATCGATGTTGCAATTTCAAGATTTGAAGAAAAACTAGTAGGTGATTCAGATTACGACGATATTATACAAAAAGCATCTTTTGCAACACCAGTTCCAGGAGGAGTCGGACCCATGACAGTTGCCATGCTATTAAAAAATACAATCACAGCCGCATCATTGAGCAGTCAAATTGGAAAATAA
- a CDS encoding cupin domain-containing protein, with protein MKLEYDLDAYLGKIKNSDSYFHTFINKDSLAVGVLVLKPGEEDTQTPHDSDEVYCVISGNGYLKIKDKDYKLSKDKLFFVAKDVEHYFHGNTKELKVLYFFGGPDS; from the coding sequence TTGAAACTAGAGTATGATTTAGATGCATACCTTGGAAAAATCAAAAACAGCGACTCTTACTTTCATACTTTTATCAATAAAGACAGTTTAGCTGTTGGTGTTTTAGTCTTAAAACCTGGAGAAGAAGATACTCAAACACCTCATGATAGTGATGAAGTGTATTGTGTTATTTCTGGCAACGGATATCTGAAAATTAAAGATAAAGATTACAAATTATCTAAAGACAAACTATTTTTTGTAGCAAAAGATGTGGAGCATTATTTCCATGGAAATACAAAGGAACTAAAAGTCTTGTATTTTTTTGGCGGTCCTGATTCTTAA